The following proteins are co-located in the Castor canadensis chromosome 5, mCasCan1.hap1v2, whole genome shotgun sequence genome:
- the Ahsg gene encoding alpha-2-HS-glycoprotein, whose amino-acid sequence MKSLVLLLCLAQLWGCHSVPHSLGLVYRQPACDDPEIEKAAQVAVDYLNQHLLHGYKHTLNQIDKAKVWPRRPFGEVYELEIDTLETTCHARDPTPLANCPVRQVSQHAVEGDCDFHVLKQDNQLTVLHAKCHSTPDSAEDVRKVCSDCPLLIPLNDTRVVHAAQAALAAFNARHNGSYFKLVEISRAQLVPLPESTLVEFVVAATDCVAKEVIEPTNCNLLAEKQYGFCKTTLTEKLGGEEVAVTCTVFHTQPEVPQPQPDVAKTADPIPTVEQPAPALPSAGPPAPSVTLGHVMVAVRPRPPQNWAHYDLRNSFSGVASAESASGEAFPPETPPKVTHPGAAGPGGPLVRPCPGKVRHFKL is encoded by the exons ATGAAGTCCCTTGTCTTACTCCTTTGCCTTGCTCAGCTCTGGGGTTGTCACTCAGTCCCACATAGTCTAGGGCTAGTCTATAGGCAGCCAGCTTGTGATGACCCAGAAATAGAGAAAGCAGCCCAGGTGGCCGTGGACTACCTCAATCAACACCTTCTTCATGGATACAAGCATACCTTGAACCAGATTGACAAAGCGAAGGTGTGGCCTCGG CGGCCCTTCGGAGAGGTGTATGAGCTTGAGATAGACACTCTGGAGACCACCTGCCATGCACGGGACCCCACGCCGTTGGCAAACTGCCCTGTGAGGCAGGTGTCCCAGCAT GCGGTGGAAGGAGACTGTGACTTCCATGTTCTGAAACAGGATAACCAGCTTACCGTATTGCATGCAAAATGTCATTCCACTCCAG ACTCGGCCGAGGACGTGCGCAAAGTGTGCTCAGACTGTCCCCTGCTGATCCCGCTTAACGACACCAGGGTGGTGCATGCTGCCCAAGCCGCCCTGGCCGCCTTCAACGCTCGGCATAACGGATCCTATTTTAAACTGGTGGAAATTTCCCGGGCTCAACTTGTG CCTCTTCCAGAGTCTACCCTTGTAGAGTTTGTAGTGGCTGCCACTGACTGTGTTGCTAAAGAAGTCATAGAACCAACCAATTGCAACCTGCTGGCAGAAAAG CAATATGGCTTCTGCAAGACAACGCTTACTGAAAAGCTTGGTGGAGAAGAGGTTGCAGTGACCTGCACAGTGTTCCATACACAG CCTGAGGTTCCGCAGCCTCAGCCAGATGTCGCCAAAACAGCAGACCCCATCCCCACAGTGGAGCAACCTGCACCAGCACTTCCTTCAGCTGGGCCACCTGCACCTTCCGTGACGCTGGGCCATGTGATGGTGGCAGTTCGCCCAAGGCCCCCACAGAACTGGGCACACTACGACCTGCGCAATTCCTTCTCAGGTGTGGCCTCAGCAGAGTCAGCCTCAGGAGAAGCTTTCCCCCCAGAAACACCACCTAAGGTGACCCATCCTGGTGCTGCTGGTCCAGGTGGTCCGTTGGTCCGCCCGTGCCCAGGGAAGGTCAGACACTTCAAACTGTAG